The Paenibacillus sp. 481 DNA window TGAGAGGGGTATACACATGCGCAGATCTGAATTTGCTATCGACATCGATAACGATCCACAAGAAATTGCAGCCTTTTTGCACGAGCAGTTTTTCGGCTATTTGGCAACGACCGGAGAGGATGGCTTTCCACGTATAAAGCCGCTAAATTTCGTGTACGACGAGCAGCAGCACGTTATTTATTTTCATAGCAGTCGGAAAGGGGAAAAAATGAGCCAGCTTGCCGCTGATCCGCGCGCTTCGTTCGCCGTCGCTGAAATGCACTCGCTCATTCCGTCTTACTTCACCAATCCCGTTAATGCTTGTCCGGCAACAAACTTTTTCCGTTCCGTTTATATGAAAGGCACCGTCCACGTCGTGACCGACTTACAAGAAAAGGCCGCAGCTTTCACGGCGTTTATGGAAAAATTACAACCCGAAGGCGGTTATGAGCCCTTTGATTGGACTCAACCAGGTTACAAGCAACAGGAAGCTGCCGTTTCGTTAATGAAGCTGCAAATTGAGCATTTATCGGCCAAATTTAAGTTCGGACAAAACTTAACGCCGCAAAAAGTTGAACAAGTAGAGCACGGCTTAGCGCATCGCCAAGCTCCAGGCGATGAAGCAACGATCGAATGGATGCGGAAGCTTTGTCCGCATAGGAGTGCTCTTGACGGACAAGTAACAGCTACCGATAACGAAACATCATAGAACACGATGAAGCGACATTAGAGCTGTAGCGGCCAAATCGCTCAAATACTC harbors:
- a CDS encoding pyridoxamine 5'-phosphate oxidase family protein yields the protein MRRSEFAIDIDNDPQEIAAFLHEQFFGYLATTGEDGFPRIKPLNFVYDEQQHVIYFHSSRKGEKMSQLAADPRASFAVAEMHSLIPSYFTNPVNACPATNFFRSVYMKGTVHVVTDLQEKAAAFTAFMEKLQPEGGYEPFDWTQPGYKQQEAAVSLMKLQIEHLSAKFKFGQNLTPQKVEQVEHGLAHRQAPGDEATIEWMRKLCPHRSALDGQVTATDNETS